DNA from Desulfatiglans sp.:
TCTAATGATTTCTCCAATGGTATTCATATTTGGTATGATAATAATTCTATTGAATCCGAACTGAAAAACTTGTCAGAAAGAGAGAATGTATGTGTAGATATTACAGCTCTATTGACTCTTGCAGAATTGAACTTGCTCTCTTTATTATCAGATTCGTTTAGAATAATTATATTTTCTCAGGAGACAAAAAAGACAATAGATAATGAATTGTATAATATACCTAACTCTTCAAGTCCTGTAGCTAAAAAAATTGAAGAATGGAGGCTTGCTAACCGTAAAAAGATTAGAATTAGAAATAGTACCGATGATACCAATGATATCAATTCAATAGGCAATAGTAGTAGCATAATTTTTACACCTAATTCTGAAAGAAAAATTAACAAGATATTAAGATCAGGGGTCGGTGAAAGCATACTTCTTTCAAAAGAATTGAATATTCCACTTTATTCAGATGATTCTTTCACAAGAGCATTGGGTGGAGAATCGTATGGGATTGGTGTTTTTTCCACAATATCTCTCGTTAAAAAACTCTGTTCAGATGGACAACTTACATTAAAAGATGAGACATCAGTTTTATGCGAGATGATCCGAAAAAATTTTCGAATAATTTATTTTGATAACAGTCATTTAAATATTCTTTTAGATGACTTAAAAAGGAAACACAAAAAGAAATATGGCACAAATCCAACAAAGAAAGATTTATTAGAAGATTCAAATATGGGCACACTTCTAAAGCAGTTTAACGATACATTCTTTAAGGAAGAATGGCTTGCAAAAAAAATACAGGATTGGTGGGCTTCATTATTATTAAATGAAGAGCATAATCTAATAGTTGAATGCATATATTACCCCTGCTACGCATTGTCTATGAGAATAAAAAGTGGAATAATGAATAAAATACGAAAATATGAACAAGAAGATCGACTTGCCCATATCCTTTCGTATTTATTACTAAAAAGTAATTTTGTTAACGAACAACCTATAACATTAGCATGGTCAGTAATAAAATCTTGTTGTGAAAGTATGTTCTCAAATGAAGAAGATAAATATAATAGAACCCTATATTTCTTACTACCCACATGGGTAGTCAGAGAACTTGAAGGTATGCAGATCTCAAAAGATGAAAGACTGTCCATATTAATAAGAATTTCTTCAAATATGCCTAAAGAAGACAGAGAAAATTTTGATAGAATTATTATGAAAATAAAACCTTCTTTTATGAAGTTATGAAAACCCGGTGAAAAACCTGGGTCTCCATTGACATTGGATAGATTAGGAGCTGTTCTGCAACAAGGATGAGTTTAACAAGATGACTAAAGTAGCAATTGTTAACGAGGAAAAATAACCAGATGCCTGCTACCCGACTGAAGATATTAATAAGCAGTGTGCAAAACGAGTTTACTGATATCAGGCGTGATCATAAGGCATCGAATACGATGCGTTTAAAAATGAGGCCGGGTCAAATGGTTTTCCCCATACACCTCAAAAATGGATGATGTGGAATTATATTTACCGGGATAATATTTTGCAGATATTCAAGCGCATAAACCAGTATACGAAGGTGAGTGAAATATGAAAGAAAAAGAAAATCAAGCACTGGTACATTCAAAAGGACAATTTCTGGTTTATCAGGCTGAAGATGGTAAACTCAAGTTGGATGTCCGGCTGGAAGATGAAACTGTCTGGCTGACCCAGCAGATGATGGCAGAATTGTTTCAAACAACAAAGCAGAATATAAGTCTTCACATTCAAAGGATCTTTGAAGAGGGTGAGTTGATACCGGAGGCAACTGTCAAGAAATACTTGTCAGTTCGAAAAGAAGGAAGTCGGGAAGTAAAACGTCTACTTGATTATTACAGCCTGGACATGATCATCTCAGTCGGTTACCGGGTAAAAAGTCATGTTGCCACACGTTTTCGCATTTGGGCGACAGAACGGTTGAAAGAATATATTGTAAAAGGTTTTATCCTGGATGATGAGCGTTTAAAAAACCCTGATCAGCCGTTTGATTATTTTGAAGAACTCACCAGGCGCATTCAGGATATCAGGACCTCGGAACGGCGGTTTTATCAAAAAATCACCGACATATACGCCACCAGCATTGACTATGATCCTACACTGGATATCAGCATAGAGTTTTTCAAGACAGTTCAGAATAAAATGCACTGGGCAATAACCGGCCAGACAGCAGCAGAAATTATCCATTCCCGTGCTAATGCGGATAAACCTAATATGGGCTTAACTAACTATAGAGGCGCAAAGGTTCGTAAACAGGATGTAACTATTGCTAAAAATTACCTTACAGAAAATGAACTTGCGGCTCTAAACAATCTTGTTGAACAATACCTGATTTTCGCCCAGGGTCAGGCAATGCGTCGCATCCCCATGTATATGAAGGACTGGATTAAAAAACTTGATGGATTTCTTACAATCAATGACCGGGATATCCTGAACCATGCAGGAGAAATCAGCCATGAAATGGCAAAACAATTGGCCGAGACTGAATATGATAAATTTCATGAAAAAAGGCTTTCATCGGCAACAAATGAATTGAGTGATTTTGACAAGGTGCTGGATAATATCGATACATCAAATAAAAAGCTGAGTAAACCGCGAACCACACGAAAGAAAGACAAATGAAAAGCCGGAATCTACCCTTGATATTGGACAGATTCGGTGTTGTTCAGCAACAAGGATGAGTTTAACAAGAAGAGTGAAGTAGAAATTAAAAACGAGGAAAAATAATCAGATGCCTGCTACCCGACTGAAGATATTTATAAGCAGTGTAAAAAAAGAGTTTACTGATATCAGGCGTGATCTTAAGGCATCGAATTCGATGCCTTTTAAAATGAAGCAGCGTCAAACAGTTTTACCCATACACCTCAAAAATGGATGATGTGGCATAATATTTCCCGAAAATGATTTGATAGA
Protein-coding regions in this window:
- a CDS encoding virulence RhuM family protein, which translates into the protein MKEKENQALVHSKGQFLVYQAEDGKLKLDVRLEDETVWLTQQMMAELFQTTKQNISLHIQRIFEEGELIPEATVKKYLSVRKEGSREVKRLLDYYSLDMIISVGYRVKSHVATRFRIWATERLKEYIVKGFILDDERLKNPDQPFDYFEELTRRIQDIRTSERRFYQKITDIYATSIDYDPTLDISIEFFKTVQNKMHWAITGQTAAEIIHSRANADKPNMGLTNYRGAKVRKQDVTIAKNYLTENELAALNNLVEQYLIFAQGQAMRRIPMYMKDWIKKLDGFLTINDRDILNHAGEISHEMAKQLAETEYDKFHEKRLSSATNELSDFDKVLDNIDTSNKKLSKPRTTRKKDK